In Bacteroidota bacterium, a single window of DNA contains:
- a CDS encoding aminotransferase class I/II-fold pyridoxal phosphate-dependent enzyme, whose product MNSSGINHYLEAAERSAKWHAEYKAEMKKCRFDTIAVHGLYSMQEALDYNQGSIIEPIYMSSSQAYRDSDEMEAALSYQIPTWCYSRIGNPSMYYLEGVLAMLETYGSDLDASCCATSSGMAAIFSACEPFLSVDPKRPNSPMNFVATCQVYGGTFQQFAIRKQQEKGSEWRKVISSSDIREWEKLIDENTRFLYGEMPSNPGQAFFDLEAVAKLAHKYGIPLIIDNTVGSPALIRPLTWGAHIVIQSVTKSLTTSGFGVAGAVIARKNLVLKIDNDALKADFATYIKALPNRDNGPNISPMNAVLALNDIRTLRSKMDLMSRSTMKVAKYLKKHKHIEQVDYLGLESHPLHKLAKKYMVLVDSEMDELYNEKVNRYGHLMSFRIKGSIQDTRDVFDAFQRIWRATDLGRIKSVATIPAISTHQQQGEEARKIADVPPNLIRLCVGGEHPDDIINDLDQALAVLDGKKVISTSPEYSAGGASSARLRKN is encoded by the coding sequence ATGAATTCTTCCGGAATTAATCATTATTTAGAAGCCGCTGAAAGATCAGCTAAATGGCATGCTGAGTACAAAGCTGAAATGAAAAAATGCAGATTTGACACCATTGCGGTACATGGCCTATACTCTATGCAGGAAGCACTTGATTATAACCAAGGTTCCATTATTGAACCTATTTATATGTCATCATCACAAGCATATCGTGATTCTGATGAAATGGAAGCAGCTTTAAGTTATCAGATTCCGACCTGGTGTTATTCACGTATTGGAAACCCGAGTATGTATTATCTGGAAGGTGTTCTGGCCATGCTGGAAACTTATGGATCAGATTTGGATGCAAGTTGTTGCGCAACTTCATCAGGGATGGCAGCTATTTTTAGTGCTTGCGAGCCATTTTTAAGCGTTGATCCGAAACGGCCAAATAGTCCAATGAATTTTGTTGCAACATGTCAGGTTTACGGTGGGACTTTTCAGCAATTCGCCATTCGCAAACAACAGGAAAAAGGATCTGAGTGGAGAAAAGTAATCAGTTCGTCCGATATCCGTGAATGGGAAAAACTGATTGATGAAAATACCCGCTTTCTTTATGGCGAAATGCCGAGCAATCCAGGTCAGGCTTTTTTCGATTTAGAAGCCGTTGCTAAATTGGCCCATAAATATGGCATTCCTTTGATCATTGATAATACCGTTGGTTCCCCGGCTTTAATCCGCCCTCTTACATGGGGTGCGCATATTGTGATTCAATCTGTAACAAAATCACTTACTACCAGTGGTTTTGGAGTTGCCGGAGCAGTAATTGCGCGTAAAAACCTGGTTTTAAAAATCGATAATGACGCTCTAAAAGCGGATTTTGCAACCTATATTAAAGCATTGCCCAATCGTGATAATGGACCGAATATTTCACCTATGAATGCCGTCCTTGCATTAAATGATATTCGTACCTTGAGATCGAAAATGGATTTGATGAGTCGTAGTACGATGAAAGTGGCAAAATACCTGAAGAAGCATAAGCATATTGAACAGGTGGATTACCTCGGCCTTGAATCACATCCCTTACATAAACTGGCAAAAAAATACATGGTATTGGTTGATTCTGAGATGGATGAATTATACAATGAAAAGGTAAACCGTTATGGGCATCTGATGTCATTCCGCATTAAAGGAAGTATACAGGATACCCGTGATGTATTTGATGCATTCCAACGCATCTGGCGGGCAACTGATCTGGGCAGAATAAAATCTGTAGCTACCATTCCGGCTATTTCAACCCATCAACAGCAAGGCGAAGAAGCAAGAAAAATAGCCGATGTACCACCAAACCTTATCCGTTTATGTGTGGGTGGAGAACATCCGGATGATATCATTAATGATCTGGATCAGGCTCTTGCTGTTTTGGATGGTAAAAAAGTAATTAGCACTTCACCCGAATATTCAGCCGGTGGAGCTTCCTCTGCTCGATTAAGAAAAAATTAA
- a CDS encoding homoserine dehydrogenase: protein MKNKLALIGFGTVGKGLCEILKMKQAYLNKKYGFDYSIVAVADFAYGNVYNPDGLDIDLMMKEADAKKKFTKDLTNLDTVSLIKTCNADVVCELTYTDLTTGGAAIDHCKAALSAGKHIVTSNKGPAALFYPEMKKLADDHGVKFMIEGTVVAGTPIINLTDGPLAGCEISKIRGILNGTTNYMLTEMEKGMDYAEVLKIAQELGYAEADPTGDVEGYDARGKVTILANIVMGASIKISDISCKGITKISKADIATAKAKNARWKLIGSVERKNGKVFGSVAPEMIDLSHPLAGVMGATNALTFTTDLMGDITIVGPGAGKIQTGFAILTDILAIHRNKKCC from the coding sequence ATGAAAAACAAATTAGCACTCATCGGTTTTGGTACCGTAGGTAAAGGATTATGCGAAATTCTTAAAATGAAGCAAGCCTATCTGAACAAAAAGTATGGCTTTGATTATTCAATAGTTGCAGTTGCTGATTTTGCTTATGGCAATGTATACAACCCTGATGGATTGGATATCGACCTAATGATGAAAGAGGCCGATGCAAAAAAGAAATTCACCAAAGATTTAACAAATCTTGATACTGTGAGCCTGATTAAAACATGTAATGCAGATGTGGTGTGCGAGTTGACCTATACCGATTTAACTACAGGCGGAGCTGCAATTGACCACTGCAAAGCTGCACTATCAGCAGGAAAGCATATTGTTACAAGTAATAAAGGCCCGGCCGCTCTTTTCTATCCTGAAATGAAAAAATTAGCAGATGATCATGGTGTTAAATTTATGATTGAAGGAACTGTTGTTGCCGGTACCCCGATTATCAATTTAACAGATGGTCCATTGGCCGGATGTGAAATCTCAAAAATTCGTGGCATTTTAAATGGAACAACCAATTATATGCTAACCGAGATGGAAAAAGGAATGGATTATGCTGAAGTATTGAAAATTGCCCAGGAGTTGGGCTACGCTGAAGCCGATCCTACTGGCGATGTTGAAGGATATGATGCACGTGGTAAGGTAACCATCCTTGCAAATATCGTGATGGGTGCTTCAATTAAAATTTCTGATATTAGCTGTAAAGGAATTACGAAAATTTCAAAAGCAGACATTGCAACTGCAAAAGCTAAAAATGCACGTTGGAAACTTATTGGTTCGGTTGAAAGGAAAAATGGGAAAGTTTTTGGAAGTGTAGCACCCGAAATGATTGACCTTTCTCACCCGCTTGCTGGAGTGATGGGAGCTACCAATGCCCTAACTTTTACAACTGATTTGATGGGAGATATTACAATTGTTGGACCGGGAGCAGGGAAAATCCAGACCGGATTTGCAATATTAACCGATATCCTTGCGATCCATAGAAATAAAAAATGTTGTTAA
- a CDS encoding four helix bundle protein, with amino-acid sequence MSSENSKYITLNDLEVYKLSRELSFSAWEIYQLLGKDIKWGIGQQFIRFIDSIGANIAEGYGRFHYLDKVRFYYHARGSYFESIEHWLELLLERKLIEGDVFDRLKEIGKELQIKLNMIIKATLKAKEENK; translated from the coding sequence ATGAGTTCTGAGAATTCAAAATATATCACCCTGAATGACCTTGAAGTTTATAAACTGTCGAGAGAGTTGTCATTTTCAGCTTGGGAGATATATCAGTTGTTGGGCAAAGATATTAAATGGGGGATTGGTCAGCAATTTATTCGATTCATTGATTCGATTGGAGCAAATATTGCAGAAGGATACGGACGATTTCATTATTTGGATAAAGTAAGGTTTTATTATCATGCAAGAGGTTCTTATTTTGAAAGTATAGAGCATTGGTTGGAATTGCTACTTGAAAGAAAGCTTATTGAAGGAGATGTGTTTGATAGATTAAAAGAAATTGGAAAAGAACTTCAAATCAAGCTCAACATGATAATCAAAGCTACTCTAAAAGCTAAAGAAGAGAATAAATAA
- a CDS encoding aldehyde ferredoxin oxidoreductase family protein → MSYTYKCLYVDLSKGSIEKQDSDRSLLEKYIGGKGLGFALLEKLAPKVNAFSAENPVIFANGPFTGTKVQTSARTALVTKSPLTNSMLDSHCGGNFGPALKAAGFDYVVITGKSEKPVYLYITDKVLEIRDAADLWGNGIFKTTDQLMAEHAGINPRVAAIGPAGENLSKMACIGVDKHRQYGRGGAGAVMGFKNLKALVVDGSTPIKYFNEEVFLELNKKFTQDILVQDGIKFRRKNGTMKCMNSGQANEFLPVKNFKEVVFDDIEKINSAAAREELNWKDTSCFNCDIRCSKWARWDGHEVEGPEYETTAFMGSGSMVNSIKDVTWANEICNDLGLDTISAGITCSFAMECYEKNLIEDWDGLKMEWGNAKEQRKFIHKLANREGIGTIFADGTRDAASKIKKGSSSFAINTYGMEISGVNPKGCLTMGVAMAVADFASHTRAWITEQEMGPEFKIEDIPATIAEGLDTTNVRNCLVICDFVPMSLERLSELLNAATGSNHTSESLQKIGTNLTHLARKYNVRNGRSYKDDTIPDRFFDEINLGGFMKGKKLDRTFYNSLIAEYYQIRGWNKYGLPKYF, encoded by the coding sequence ATGTCGTACACCTACAAATGTTTATATGTTGATTTAAGTAAAGGAAGTATTGAAAAGCAAGATTCCGATCGATCTTTACTTGAAAAATATATCGGAGGAAAAGGACTCGGTTTTGCATTACTCGAAAAACTTGCCCCTAAGGTCAATGCTTTCTCTGCCGAAAATCCTGTGATTTTTGCAAATGGTCCATTCACCGGGACCAAGGTTCAAACCAGTGCCCGAACTGCACTCGTTACAAAATCTCCATTAACCAATTCGATGCTCGATAGCCATTGTGGTGGAAACTTCGGCCCTGCGCTAAAAGCAGCAGGATTTGATTATGTTGTAATTACCGGCAAAAGCGAAAAACCCGTTTATCTTTATATCACCGATAAGGTATTAGAAATCAGGGATGCGGCAGATTTATGGGGAAATGGAATTTTTAAAACCACAGATCAGTTAATGGCAGAGCATGCCGGAATTAATCCAAGGGTTGCGGCTATTGGACCGGCTGGCGAAAATCTTTCAAAAATGGCGTGTATCGGGGTCGATAAACATCGTCAATATGGTCGGGGAGGAGCAGGAGCCGTTATGGGCTTTAAAAACCTTAAGGCGCTTGTTGTGGATGGATCAACTCCTATCAAATATTTTAATGAGGAAGTTTTTCTTGAATTGAATAAAAAATTCACACAGGACATTCTCGTGCAGGATGGGATTAAATTCAGGCGAAAAAATGGAACCATGAAGTGCATGAACAGCGGACAGGCCAATGAATTTTTACCTGTTAAAAACTTCAAAGAAGTGGTTTTTGATGACATTGAAAAAATCAATTCGGCGGCAGCACGCGAAGAACTTAACTGGAAAGACACTTCCTGTTTTAATTGTGATATCCGATGCTCAAAATGGGCTCGATGGGATGGCCATGAAGTGGAGGGTCCGGAATACGAAACAACAGCTTTTATGGGTTCAGGCAGCATGGTGAACAGCATCAAAGATGTGACCTGGGCCAATGAAATATGCAATGATTTGGGCCTTGATACCATTAGTGCCGGTATTACCTGCTCTTTTGCAATGGAATGCTATGAGAAAAACCTGATCGAAGATTGGGATGGGCTAAAAATGGAATGGGGCAATGCAAAGGAGCAGCGCAAATTCATTCATAAATTAGCAAATCGTGAAGGAATAGGAACTATTTTCGCCGATGGTACAAGAGATGCCGCATCAAAGATAAAGAAGGGAAGTAGTTCATTTGCCATTAATACATACGGAATGGAAATTTCCGGAGTAAACCCCAAAGGTTGTTTAACCATGGGGGTTGCCATGGCTGTTGCCGATTTTGCATCGCACACGCGTGCATGGATTACCGAGCAGGAAATGGGACCTGAATTTAAAATTGAGGATATTCCCGCTACCATTGCCGAAGGACTTGATACAACCAATGTTCGTAATTGTTTGGTTATTTGTGATTTCGTACCCATGAGCTTGGAGCGGCTTTCCGAATTATTGAACGCGGCAACAGGTTCAAATCATACCAGTGAAAGTCTTCAGAAAATTGGTACCAATCTCACTCATTTGGCCCGAAAATATAATGTGCGAAATGGCCGCAGCTATAAAGATGATACAATCCCCGATCGTTTCTTCGACGAAATTAATTTAGGAGGATTTATGAAGGGAAAAAAACTGGATCGTACTTTTTATAATTCGCTCATAGCCGAATACTATCAAATAAGGGGTTGGAATAAATATGGGCTTCCTAAATATTTTTAG
- the dapA gene encoding 4-hydroxy-tetrahydrodipicolinate synthase has translation MKNGAYTLLITPFLEDLSLDEKGLRILVKRQIEAGIHGIAPLGVTGENTLMTDKEVYRVVEIIAEEVKGKVLIIPDTCTENLNVAKERVKVYKDLGADYISVFCPYFVLPKADGIIKFYADLADYSEVPILLHGAKGRTGVELTPQISAVLAKHPNIVGIKDGNKDLGHLSQVIHLTRNEDFKVFTGKDTTAYATALMGGAGTFTVAGNIVPGIMAKMIDFIFEGKLKEAENIHHEYFEVFDSLRFETNPMAAKAALTLMGLPAGSLRPPLTPLSPKYVEEIRTILLERKLI, from the coding sequence ATGAAAAACGGTGCATATACATTATTGATTACTCCTTTTTTGGAGGATTTAAGTTTAGATGAAAAAGGATTGAGAATCCTTGTTAAAAGGCAGATCGAAGCTGGGATTCACGGAATTGCTCCCTTGGGTGTTACCGGTGAAAATACCTTAATGACAGATAAAGAGGTTTATCGCGTGGTTGAGATCATTGCTGAAGAAGTAAAAGGAAAGGTTTTGATCATTCCTGATACCTGTACGGAAAACCTGAACGTTGCTAAAGAAAGGGTTAAGGTTTACAAGGATTTAGGTGCAGATTATATTTCGGTATTTTGCCCTTATTTCGTTCTTCCCAAAGCTGATGGAATTATTAAGTTTTATGCTGATTTAGCTGATTATTCTGAAGTTCCAATTCTCTTGCATGGGGCTAAGGGTCGCACGGGTGTTGAATTGACCCCTCAAATTTCTGCCGTACTGGCCAAGCATCCAAATATTGTTGGGATAAAAGACGGCAATAAGGATTTAGGACATTTATCGCAAGTAATTCACCTCACCCGCAATGAAGATTTTAAAGTCTTTACAGGAAAAGATACAACTGCTTATGCAACAGCTTTGATGGGAGGTGCAGGAACTTTTACGGTTGCCGGGAATATCGTCCCAGGAATCATGGCTAAAATGATAGATTTTATATTTGAAGGAAAATTAAAAGAAGCTGAAAATATTCATCACGAATATTTTGAAGTATTCGATTCTCTCCGGTTTGAAACCAATCCGATGGCGGCAAAGGCAGCACTTACTTTAATGGGATTGCCTGCCGGTAGTTTGAGGCCGCCTTTAACTCCTTTGAGTCCTAAATATGTAGAAGAAATCAGAACCATTCTATTGGAGAGAAAATTAATATGA
- a CDS encoding homoserine kinase — protein sequence MNRILIKSPATSANVGPGYDIFAMALKFPYDEIEIILDESGLVKIEIINDDQNIPTTLIDNTAGLAVLELLKRQQLKQGMTIRIIKQMKSGGGMGTTGASAAAAVYGLDKLLKLNLAMNEMIDIARMGEVASGGSPHADNVAASLLGGFILVKSYNPIDVLKLEMPEFPVVLAAIRKSQRTTRGFITYEIGQEKLKEQMARCSRIIHAIHTKDIQEFGSAFSVDHIAEPVRGASIPEYLIVKKQVIGSGAFGCQISGGGSSVIAVCSPEKVDEVADIMEQGFANNPYFVKVYKTTTSNQGVQIIG from the coding sequence ATGAACAGGATTTTAATCAAATCACCTGCTACCAGTGCAAATGTTGGGCCCGGCTATGATATTTTCGCCATGGCCCTTAAGTTTCCATACGATGAAATCGAAATTATTTTGGATGAAAGCGGTTTAGTTAAAATTGAGATTATCAATGATGACCAGAATATCCCAACTACTTTGATCGACAATACTGCAGGTCTTGCGGTATTGGAATTACTTAAAAGACAACAGCTTAAGCAGGGGATGACCATCCGTATCATCAAACAGATGAAATCTGGTGGAGGCATGGGAACAACAGGAGCCAGTGCCGCAGCAGCGGTTTATGGTTTAGATAAGCTTCTGAAACTTAATCTTGCGATGAATGAAATGATCGATATCGCGAGAATGGGGGAGGTTGCTTCAGGGGGTTCCCCGCATGCCGATAATGTGGCTGCTTCGCTACTGGGTGGGTTCATTTTGGTGAAAAGTTACAATCCGATAGATGTATTAAAATTGGAAATGCCAGAATTTCCTGTTGTTTTGGCTGCAATTCGGAAGAGCCAACGAACAACAAGGGGTTTTATCACTTACGAAATTGGTCAGGAAAAATTAAAGGAGCAAATGGCCAGATGTTCACGCATCATCCATGCCATTCATACCAAAGATATTCAGGAATTTGGTTCGGCCTTCAGTGTTGATCATATTGCAGAGCCGGTAAGAGGTGCAAGTATTCCGGAATACCTAATCGTTAAAAAACAAGTGATAGGTTCAGGTGCCTTTGGATGCCAGATCAGTGGGGGAGGATCATCGGTAATCGCTGTTTGTAGTCCTGAGAAAGTGGATGAGGTTGCGGATATTATGGAGCAGGGTTTTGCAAATAACCCTTATTTTGTAAAAGTTTATAAAACAACTACAAGCAATCAGGGAGTTCAGATAATCGGTTAA
- a CDS encoding SDR family oxidoreductase: MEIRFDNLNVLVTGASRGIGKAIASEFAASGAKVIAHYHKNAESAKRLISEIDGTGHITCQADIANPDSVKSMVDKLVKELGHIDILVNNAGIYEELNYSTLDYDEWLASWKRTMDTNLTGVANLCFLLSKHMIKIGGGKIINITSRGAFRGEPTSPAYGASKAGLNSFGQSLAKALAPQKVLVYAIAPGWVDTDMAAIGMEGPNAQEIKDQSPLRRIARPEEIAKSVVMLASGVEYMTGCILDVNGASYLRT, encoded by the coding sequence ATGGAAATTCGATTTGATAATTTAAATGTATTGGTAACAGGCGCATCCAGAGGAATTGGTAAAGCCATTGCCAGTGAATTCGCCGCCTCGGGTGCTAAGGTAATTGCACATTATCATAAAAATGCTGAAAGTGCAAAAAGGCTCATTTCTGAAATCGACGGTACGGGTCACATTACCTGTCAGGCAGATATTGCTAATCCGGATTCTGTAAAATCGATGGTCGATAAACTTGTGAAGGAATTGGGACATATTGATATTTTGGTAAATAACGCAGGGATTTATGAAGAACTTAATTATTCAACACTTGATTATGATGAATGGCTTGCATCCTGGAAACGAACCATGGATACAAATTTAACAGGTGTTGCAAATCTTTGTTTCCTACTCTCAAAACATATGATCAAAATTGGTGGCGGTAAAATCATCAATATTACTTCACGAGGTGCTTTTAGAGGTGAACCTACTTCTCCTGCTTATGGTGCGAGTAAAGCAGGATTAAACTCATTTGGACAATCGTTGGCAAAAGCACTGGCACCGCAAAAAGTGCTGGTTTATGCCATCGCTCCGGGTTGGGTTGATACCGATATGGCCGCTATAGGAATGGAAGGCCCGAATGCGCAGGAAATTAAAGATCAAAGTCCACTCCGACGAATTGCCCGACCCGAAGAAATTGCCAAATCAGTTGTGATGCTGGCATCAGGAGTTGAGTACATGACCGGCTGTATTCTCGATGTAAATGGGGCTTCATATCTGAGAACTTAA
- a CDS encoding aminotransferase class I/II-fold pyridoxal phosphate-dependent enzyme: protein MKTEKTNFNPANQIQDLEQFGEFGGVNPAITDSATFTFMQAKTMLETFTGEEKGCFLYSRHWNPSNKFLADAMAAMEGTEAAWVTASGMGAITNAIMQICNSGDHIVASRTIYGGSYAFLKNYLPKFNITVTFVDITNIERVKSAIQENTKIVYTESMTNPLLQISDIPTLAEIANKAGIQLMVDNTFTPMIISPAKLGAHIVVYSMTKFINGKNDCVAGAICGTTEFISSLIDVNNGTSMLLGPVLDPLRSSSILKNLHTLHIRMKQHSYNAMYLAQFLQKTGLKVIYPGLPEHPQHELFKSIMSKKYGFGGLIAIDVNNADDAGNLMELMEKAGVGYLAVSLGYFKTLFSNSGKSTSSEVPESEQKEMGMSEGLIRFSVGLDDDIERTAQKIEVCLKAANLLS, encoded by the coding sequence ATGAAGACAGAAAAGACGAACTTTAATCCTGCAAATCAGATTCAGGATTTAGAACAATTTGGTGAGTTTGGGGGCGTAAATCCTGCGATAACGGATTCTGCTACTTTTACATTTATGCAGGCAAAAACGATGCTTGAGACTTTCACAGGAGAGGAGAAAGGATGCTTCTTATATTCAAGGCACTGGAACCCGAGCAATAAATTTTTAGCTGATGCGATGGCTGCAATGGAAGGAACGGAAGCAGCCTGGGTTACTGCTTCAGGGATGGGGGCCATTACCAATGCAATCATGCAAATTTGTAATAGTGGCGATCATATTGTGGCTAGTCGTACCATTTACGGAGGAAGTTATGCTTTTTTGAAGAATTATCTGCCTAAATTCAATATCACGGTAACATTTGTGGATATAACGAACATAGAGCGTGTTAAAAGTGCCATTCAGGAAAATACCAAAATTGTTTATACTGAAAGTATGACCAACCCATTGCTTCAAATTTCGGATATTCCAACATTGGCTGAAATTGCAAATAAGGCCGGTATTCAATTGATGGTTGATAATACTTTTACTCCGATGATCATTTCTCCGGCAAAACTGGGTGCGCATATTGTTGTGTATAGCATGACCAAATTTATAAATGGTAAAAATGATTGTGTTGCAGGTGCTATATGTGGAACTACTGAATTTATCAGTTCATTGATAGATGTAAACAATGGTACTTCAATGTTGTTGGGCCCGGTATTGGATCCTTTGCGTTCGTCTTCAATTTTAAAGAACTTACATACTTTGCATATCCGCATGAAGCAACATAGCTATAATGCCATGTATCTTGCTCAATTCTTACAAAAAACCGGACTTAAAGTAATATATCCGGGTTTGCCCGAGCATCCCCAGCACGAATTATTTAAAAGTATCATGAGTAAAAAATATGGATTTGGCGGGTTGATTGCCATCGATGTGAACAATGCTGATGATGCCGGTAATTTAATGGAATTAATGGAAAAAGCAGGAGTAGGTTACTTAGCAGTAAGTTTAGGTTATTTTAAAACATTGTTTAGTAACTCCGGCAAAAGTACTTCTTCCGAGGTTCCTGAAAGTGAGCAAAAGGAAATGGGTATGTCAGAGGGGTTAATTCGTTTCTCCGTCGGTTTAGACGATGATATCGAACGCACGGCTCAAAAAATTGAAGTGTGTTTGAAGGCAGCGAATTTATTGTCATAA
- a CDS encoding GNAT family N-acetyltransferase — protein sequence MIVSKEFIVSVSNEKHIHFAREIELLIEQATNEKSVGLNLKKGHYIDERLIKGDAIIATKQGRLAGFCYLRKREDKNLLSISGIVVAPQFRKLGLAKAIIREAFELVRKKYPNAKLFSLTNSPEIMNVNSHHGYKPINYNKLSTSESFWEECSECPNYNFLKRNNNNRCLCTAMLFNPFSFNIEDELELNDQAVQKNAKVS from the coding sequence ATGATCGTATCTAAAGAATTCATCGTTTCAGTTTCAAATGAGAAACATATCCATTTTGCCAGAGAAATAGAACTTCTGATTGAGCAAGCTACAAATGAAAAAAGTGTTGGTTTAAATCTAAAGAAGGGACACTATATTGATGAGAGGCTCATCAAAGGCGATGCAATAATCGCGACGAAGCAAGGTCGTTTGGCCGGGTTTTGTTATTTACGAAAGAGAGAGGATAAAAATTTGTTATCGATATCGGGTATTGTTGTGGCTCCGCAGTTTCGGAAATTAGGGCTCGCTAAAGCGATAATCAGGGAAGCTTTTGAATTGGTTAGGAAAAAATATCCAAATGCCAAATTGTTTAGTTTAACAAATAGCCCTGAAATAATGAATGTTAATAGCCATCATGGTTATAAACCGATTAATTATAATAAATTAAGTACTTCTGAGTCTTTTTGGGAAGAATGTTCGGAATGCCCTAATTATAATTTCTTAAAGAGAAATAATAATAACAGATGTCTGTGTACGGCAATGTTGTTCAATCCATTTAGTTTTAATATTGAGGATGAACTTGAATTAAATGATCAGGCAGTTCAAAAAAATGCTAAGGTGAGTTAA
- a CDS encoding arginine repressor, protein MNNKQLRKVRVKEMIRDNIISSQDDLLKLLRDEGFSLTQATLSRDLKKMKISKVAYTDNTYRYIIPKDSPSKPKSGNRGFVSLEFSGHMAVVRTLAGYASPMAVLMDNSPSDLFTGTIAGRDTIFVALNEKNMDREKFKIYLENLLSDNED, encoded by the coding sequence ATGAATAATAAACAACTACGTAAAGTCAGGGTTAAAGAAATGATTCGCGATAATATTATCAGCAGTCAGGATGATTTGCTAAAGCTTTTACGGGACGAAGGTTTTAGTTTAACCCAGGCAACTTTGTCGCGCGATTTGAAGAAAATGAAAATCTCGAAAGTTGCATACACCGATAATACCTATCGTTATATTATTCCAAAAGATTCCCCTTCTAAACCAAAGTCAGGTAACAGGGGTTTTGTTTCCCTCGAATTTTCCGGACATATGGCCGTTGTAAGAACTTTGGCAGGATATGCGAGTCCTATGGCGGTTTTGATGGATAACAGTCCTTCCGATTTATTTACAGGAACAATCGCCGGAAGGGATACCATTTTCGTTGCCTTAAATGAAAAAAATATGGACCGGGAAAAGTTCAAAATTTATTTGGAGAACCTTCTGTCGGACAATGAAGATTAG
- a CDS encoding CPBP family intramembrane metalloprotease: MKKTDLSLKSIWLSPLMKIIICGLACILLPILINKLILESLFQFIGFNENLSRAIRAIISAFILMPLLYHYVLTKFYKQKPFDIKALNPWSGVFWFAVSVLFIGLVYFIFILLGFIQVTEFISPKLLLVNGILIMSMVIIEEIFFRGIFYNIIEGRWGTLVALLTSSILFGVMHLPNENTSIASFLSAISGGIVLGILYTYTKNLLAPITFHFGWNLTQVLLGYGLSGGNEFADSYLLKFKTSGSDIITGGVSGIENSILVSILLFILFLILFKMSRQARLLVPAKKDA, encoded by the coding sequence ATGAAAAAAACAGATTTATCCCTAAAAAGTATTTGGCTTAGCCCTCTAATGAAAATCATTATTTGTGGTCTGGCTTGTATTCTGTTACCTATTCTAATCAATAAATTAATACTGGAAAGCCTATTCCAATTTATTGGCTTCAATGAAAACTTAAGCAGGGCAATACGTGCAATCATCTCGGCCTTTATACTGATGCCATTGTTATATCATTATGTATTAACTAAATTTTATAAGCAAAAACCATTTGATATAAAAGCACTAAATCCATGGTCAGGAGTTTTTTGGTTTGCCGTTTCTGTGCTTTTTATTGGATTGGTTTATTTCATTTTTATACTATTAGGTTTTATTCAAGTGACCGAATTCATATCACCTAAACTCTTATTGGTGAACGGAATTTTAATAATGAGCATGGTGATTATTGAAGAAATATTCTTTAGAGGGATATTTTATAATATTATTGAGGGTCGTTGGGGAACACTTGTTGCACTTCTGACATCTTCCATTCTTTTTGGAGTAATGCACCTACCTAATGAAAATACAAGCATAGCGAGTTTTTTAAGTGCGATCTCCGGTGGAATAGTTCTTGGTATCCTTTATACCTATACCAAAAATTTATTAGCACCAATCACATTTCATTTTGGCTGGAACTTAACACAAGTTTTATTGGGCTATGGGTTATCGGGTGGAAACGAATTTGCTGATTCTTACCTTTTGAAGTTTAAAACTTCAGGATCGGACATCATTACAGGAGGTGTTTCCGGAATTGAAAACTCTATTTTAGTTAGCATCCTTCTCTTCATCTTATTTTTGATTTTATTTAAGATGAGCCGTCAGGCAAGGTTGCTGGTGCCTGCGAAGAAAGATGCTTAA